AAAATGCTCGTTTTATTTGTTTTTAGACTATTTTTAATCAAAAATGATTAAAAAGTGAAGTTTTTTAAAACTTTAAAGTAGCCCCAATTAAGAAGTTTCTAGTGGCTTGTGGGTAATAACCTGCACCATCTAAAGTTGTAATTTCGATTGGATCAGACCAAGTATCATCATAGGTGTAATAATAACCTCTGTCTACGTATTCTGTGTTAAAAACATTATTTATTAATGCAGAAAACACAATAGATTTAAAAATCTTGTTTGGGTTTATTTCATAAACAATATTTAAGTCAGAAGTAAAATAATCGTTTAAAACATCATTGTCAGAAATTTTACTACTAAAATTACTCATAAATTGTTTACCAACATATTTCGATAAAAATGAAATCTGTAAGTTCTCTATAGGTTTGTATATAAACATGTTTCCTGCAACAATTTCCGGAGAAAAAGATAAGTCTGTGTTTCCTAAGCTTTCTGGTGTATCAACGCCGTCTCTTGTTATAAAAAAGTCTTTGTTTTTGTTAGAACTAAATGTAGCATTTGGTTTTATAGAAAACTGATCACTTATAGTAATGTCTGCATCAATTTCTAAACCTAAACGATAACTGTTACCAGAAGTTGCTCTTACTGGCGCACCAACATCATCTAAAGCACCTGTTAAAACCAACTGATTTTTATAATCCATATAATAGATGTTGGTATTTAATTTAACGCTTTCCTTTTTTAAACGCCATCCAAATTCTAAATCATTTAAAGTTTCGTGTGTGGTAACTCCGCCTTCAAAATCGTTTCTATTAGGCTCTCTATTTGCTACCGCAAAAGAAGTATATAAGTTATTATCGTCATTAATCTTATAAGTTAATCCAACCTTTGGGTTAAAGAAATTAAAATTAGCATCAACATCAATATTTTTTCTTTTAGAAGTAATTCCTTTTGTTTGGTAACCAACAAAACGTCCTTGTAAATCTGCATAACCAGACAATTTCTCACTAATATCAAAAGTAGCTTTTGCAAAGATTGAAAAGTCTGTTTTCTTTGCATCAGAAAAATAATAACGATCTCTAATGTTTGCTGTATTAGAAAATGATTTTGCCCAAATAACTTCACCAAAATGATTTCCAGAATAGTTGGAATACGAAATTCCAGAAATTAAATTTAGTTTATCAGTTTTGTAATTGGTATTAAAATTTACTACGTAAAAATCATTTTGTAACCAACGTCTTACAATGGCATCAGTAATAGGAATCATTGTTGTAGTTCCATCTTGATTGTATTGGGTATCAAAATCTGTACTTTCTAAAATTCCATTATAATTATCAAAATCAGCAACACCATCTTCATCCGGATCACTAAATACTTCTGTCTCAGCTTTAAATTGCTCGAAAAAACCAGCACCTTTTGTGTAGTTTAAACCTAAGGTTGTAGACCAATTTTCATTCAATTTTTCATTCCAATGTAATTGATAATGGTTTTGGTCGTAATCATCTACTTCATTCTCGTACGTATACGGGTTCTGTCTTCTATCTTCCTTTAATTGATCTGCTGTTAAACCTTCCCAAGCTTGGTAGGTAACTTCTTTACCACCAAAAGTAATCGCTTTTATCAACGTGTTTTCATC
The nucleotide sequence above comes from Polaribacter butkevichii. Encoded proteins:
- a CDS encoding TonB-dependent receptor — translated: MKKITFFLFLFTSILVNAQTFTLNGKVVDENNDSLPGATILVKETKKGTSTDFDGKFSVSLLKGDYTIQVSFIGYKTVSKTVSLTKNDTIAFSLVPNATVLEEVLVSAVRVNADVPVTFSNLSKKEIAKRNLGQDIPILLNYMPSVVSSSDAGAGVGYTYMSVRGSNGERINVTVNGIPYNDAESHGSFWVNLSDFASSTQNLQLQRGVGTSTNGSGAFGASLNILTDAVSEEASAEISNSFGSYGTRKHTVKFSTGKINEHFEVAGRLSNINSDGYVDRASANLKSYYLQASYTDENTLIKAITFGGKEVTYQAWEGLTADQLKEDRRQNPYTYENEVDDYDQNHYQLHWNEKLNENWSTTLGLNYTKGAGFFEQFKAETEVFSDPDEDGVADFDNYNGILESTDFDTQYNQDGTTTMIPITDAIVRRWLQNDFYVVNFNTNYKTDKLNLISGISYSNYSGNHFGEVIWAKSFSNTANIRDRYYFSDAKKTDFSIFAKATFDISEKLSGYADLQGRFVGYQTKGITSKRKNIDVDANFNFFNPKVGLTYKINDDNNLYTSFAVANREPNRNDFEGGVTTHETLNDLEFGWRLKKESVKLNTNIYYMDYKNQLVLTGALDDVGAPVRATSGNSYRLGLEIDADITISDQFSIKPNATFSSNKNKDFFITRDGVDTPESLGNTDLSFSPEIVAGNMFIYKPIENLQISFLSKYVGKQFMSNFSSKISDNDVLNDYFTSDLNIVYEINPNKIFKSIVFSALINNVFNTEYVDRGYYYTYDDTWSDPIEITTLDGAGYYPQATRNFLIGATLKF